One segment of Alnus glutinosa chromosome 2, dhAlnGlut1.1, whole genome shotgun sequence DNA contains the following:
- the LOC133861721 gene encoding stress-induced protein KIN2-like: MADNSQNMSYQAGEAKGQTQEKASGMMDKAGNAAQSAKESSQQAGQQMKDKTQGAAESVKNAVGMNK; the protein is encoded by the exons ATGGCAGACAACTCTCAGAACATGAGCTACCAGGCTGGGGAGGCCAAGGGCCAAACTCAG GAGAAGGCCAGCGGCATGATGGACAAGGCTGGCAATGCTGCTCAATCTGCCAAGGAATCATCCCAACAG GCTGGTCAGCAGATGAAGGACAAGACACAAGGAGCTGCCGAATCTGTCAAGAATGCAGTTGGAATGAACAAATGA
- the LOC133859151 gene encoding pentatricopeptide repeat-containing protein At3g02490, mitochondrial produces the protein MALASPPTQPPSPLSAPHFHALLAFPALEESDSDHMIIADIFAKPKGVDDIREELELSNVVVNHEFVLKVLRKIESSPDVAKRFFDWILESDSERLSSKSYNLMLGILGVNGFVKEFWDLVEAMKKKGYGISKGVQNKVLEKFEKDGLDSDVEKLKGAYASGSVDNSVEKVCSRVCKIIRSEVWGDDVERRLQELGVAYSSDIVKMVLESVGVESARALIFFRWVDESGLFRHDEWTYNAMARVLGREDCIDRFWKVVDEMRSNGFQMEEGTFVKVLGRFCNRKMIKDAVDLYEFAMAGANKPSVHYCTFLLRKVASGKQLDMQLFSRVVRIFNESGNVLTNSVLDAVLKSLTSVGRFGECNKVLKAMEEVGFVIGGQLQSKTVFKLCSTGRKEEASELLENLENCGSNLDHRTWVSLIEGHCIAGDHDKASDYFQKMVEKEGVSSAGHAFHILVNAYCRKNRAIYACVLLVDLVKVKQLKPWHTTYKELTSKLLVQGGFKDALNLLGLMKDQGFPPYVDPFIKYLSKSGTADDAIIFMKEMSSKGFPATSVFLRMFEALFKAGRHVEAQNFLPKCPSYIRNHADVLNLFCSNESRKDVSIANVAA, from the exons ATGGCGCTTGCTTCTCCTCCGACCCAACCACCTTCTCCGCTCTCAGCTCCACATTTCCACGCACTCCTCGCATTTCCAG CCCTTGAAGAGAGTGACTCAGATCACATGATCATAGCCGATATTTTTGCAAAGCCTAAGGGTGTGGATGATATTAGGGAAGAGTTGGAGCTGAGTAATGTTGTGGTTAATCATGAATTTGTATTGAAGGTTTTAAGGAAGATCGAGTCGAGCCCCGATGTCGCGAAGAGGTTTTTCGATTGGATTCTGGAGAGTGATAGTGAGAGATTGAGCTCCAAATCGTATAATTTGATGCTGGGGATCCTGGGTGTTAATGGGTTTGTGAAGGAGTTTTGGGATTTGGTTGAGGCTATGAAGAAAAAAGGGTATGGGATTTCGAAGGGCGTGCAAAATAAGGTCTTGGAAAAGTTTGAAAAGGATGGATTGGATAGTGATGTCGAGAAATTGAAGGGTGCGTATGCATCGGGATCGGTAGATAATTCGGTGGAGAAGGTTTGTTCAAGGGTGTGTAAGATTATTAGGAGTGAGGTTTGGGGTGATGATGTTGAGAGGCGGTTACAGGAATTGGGTGTTGCATACTCGAGTGATATAGTTAAGATGGTATTGGAAAGTGTTGGCGTTGAGTCGGCAAGAGCGTTGATTTTCTTCAGGTGGGTGGACGAGAGTGGGTTGTTTAGGCACGATGAGTGGACTTATAATGCTATGGCCAGGGTGTTGGGGCGGGAAGATTGTATCGATAGGTTTTGGAAAGTTGTTGATGAGATGAGAAGCAATGGTTTTCAAATGGAAGAGGGGACGTTTGTTAAGGTTTTGGGCCGGTTTTGTAATAGGAAAATGATTAAGGATGCTGTGGATTTGTATGAGTTTGCCATGGCTGGTGCAAATAAGCCTTCGGTGCATTATTGTACCTTTCTATTGAGGAAAGTAGCATCCGGTAAACAATTGGATATGCAGCTGTTTTCGAGGGTTGTGAGGATTTTTAATGAGAGTGGGAATGTGTTAACAAATTCTGTGCTTGATGCAGTTCTCAAGTCTTTGACCAGCGTTGGTAGGTTCGGAGAGTGCAATAAGGTTTTGAAAGCAATGGAGGAAGTTGGATTTGTGATTGGCGGTCAATTGCAGAGTAAAACTGTGTTCAAGCTTTGTAGTACTGGTAGAAAGGAAGAGGCAAGTGAACTTTTGGAGAATTTGGAAAATTGCGGCTCAAATCTAGATCACAGGACATGGGTTTCTTTGATAGAGGGGCATTGCATAGCTGGGGATCATGACAAGGCTTCTGATTATTTCCAAAAGATGGTTGAAAAAGAGGGAGTCTCTTCTGCAGGCCATGCATTTCACATTTTGGTGAACGCTTATTGCCGAAAGAACAGGGCTATATATGCATGCGTGCTTCTTGTTGATCTGGTCAAAGTAAAACAGTTAAAGCCTTGGCATACTACATACAAAGAATTGACAAGTAAGTTATTGGTTCAGGGTGGGTTTAAAGATGCTTTAAATCTTTTGGGtttgatgaaagatcaagggttCCCACCTTATGTGGACCCATTTATTAAGTATTTATCGAAGTCTGGAACGGCTGATGATGCTATTATCTTTATGAAAGAAATGTCTTCGAAGGGGTTTCCGGCAACATCCGTGTTCCTCCGAATGTTTGAGGCCCTCTTCAAGGCTGGAAGGCATGTAGAAGCTCAAAATTTCCTTCCCAAATGCCCGAGTTACATTCGTAACCATGCTGATGTCTTGAATCTCTTCTGTTCCAATGAGTCTAGAAAAGATGTTTCAATAGCTAATGTGGCTGCTTAG
- the LOC133859149 gene encoding protein NSP-INTERACTING KINASE 1-like, producing MAMIRREVSLRFVAFLCFWASANGLLSPKGVNFEVQALMGIKASLKDPHGVLDNWDMDSVDPCSWTMVTCSPESLVIGLGTPSQNLSGTLSPSIGNLTNLQIVLLQNNNITGPIPAELERLSKLHTLDLSSNFFNGEIPPSLGHLRSLKYMRLNNNSLSGAFPMSLANMTQLSFLDLSFNNLSGPVPRFPDKTFNIVGNPLICATGSEPDCYGKTLMPMSMNLNNSQTALPSGKPKSQKVALAFGLSLGCLCLMVLGFGLLLWVRQRHNKQMFFDVKDRHHEEVSLGNLKRFHFRELQIATNNFSSKNILGKGGFGNVYKGVLQDGTVVAVKRLKDGNAAGGEIQFQTEVEMISLAVHRNLLRLYGFCMTPTERLLVYPYMSNGSVASRLKGKPVLDWGTRKRIALGAARGLLYLHEQCDPKIIHRDVKAANILLDDYCEAVVGDFGLAKLLDHQDSHVTTAVRGTVGHIAPEYLSTGQSSEKTDVFGFGILLLELITGQRALEFGKASNQKGAILDWVKKIHQEKKLEMLVDKDLKSNYDRIELEEMVQVALLCTQYLPGHRPKMSEVVRMLEGDGLAERWEASQRVEPTKCKPHEFSASDRYSDLTDDSSLLVQAMELSGPR from the exons ATGGCAATGATAAGAAGAGAAGTTTCTCTACGTTTTGTGGCTTTCCTATGCTTTTGGGCTTCTGCAAATGGTTTACTTTCTCCCAAAGGTGTAAACTTTGAAG TGCAAGCTTTAATGGGAATAAAAGCTTCTCTAAAGGATCCCCATGGTGTCCTTGATAACTGGGACATGGACTCTGTTGATCCATGTAGTTGGACTATGGTCACCTGTTCTCCTGAGAGCCTTGTCATTGGCCT GGGCACTCCCAGTCAGAACTTATCTGGTACTCTATCTCCAAGCATAGGCAACTTAACAAATCTTCAGATTGT GCTCTTACAGAACAACAACATTACAGGACCAATCCCTGCAGAGCTTGAAAGGCTCTCAAAGCTTCACACGCTTGATCTTTCTAGTAACTTCTTCAATGGGGAAATTCCTCCCTCTCTAGGTCACCTGAGAAGCCTCAAATACAT GAGACTTAACAATAACAGCCTCTCAGGAGCATTTCCGATGTCATTGGCTAACATGACCCAACTTTCCTTTCT TGACTTGTCCTTCAACAATCTGAGTGGACCTGTGCCCAGATTTCCTGATAAAACGTTCAA CATTGTTGGGAACCCTCTGATCTGCGCAACCGGTTCGGAACCGGACTGCTATGGGAAGACACTCATGCCAATGTCCATGAACTTGAATAATTCACAAA CTGCTCTACCTTCTGGCAAACCTAAAAGTCAAAAAGTAGCCCTTGCCTTTGGCTTGAGCCTCGGATGCCTGTGTCTGATGGTTCTGGGATTTGGATTGCTTCTGTGGGTGAGGCAAAGGCACAACAAACAGATGTTCTTTGATGTTAAAG ACCGGCATCACGAAGAGGTTTCCCTTGGAAACTTGAAGAGATTCCATTTCAGGGAACTTCAAATTGCAACCAACAATTTCAGCAGCAAAAACATACTTGGAAAGGGTGGCTTTGGAAATGTGTACAAAGGAGTTCTCCAAGATGGGACTGTTGTGGCTGTCAAGAGGCTTAAAGATGGCAATGCGGCTGGAGGAGAGATCCAATTCCAGACTGAAGTGGAAATGATCAGCCTAGCAGTGCACCGAAACCTCCTCAGATTATATGGGTTTTGCATGACACCCACAGAAAGGCTTCTGGTTTACCCGTACATGTCCAATGGCAGTGTTGCTTCTCGTCTCAAAG GGAAACCAGTCTTGGACTGGGGCACTAGGAAGAGGATAGCCTTAGGAGCTGCCAGGGGACTATTGTACCTTCACGAGCAGTGTGACCCGAAGATAATTCACAGAGATGTGAAAGCTGCGAATATATTGCTTGATGACTATTGTGAGGCTGTGGTAGGAGATTTTGGGTTGGCAAAGCTTTTGGATCACCAAGATTCACATGTCACTACAGCAGTGAGAGGCACAGTGGGGCATATAGCCCCAGAATATCTTTCCACAGGCCAGTCATCTGAAAAAACAGATGTCTTTGGATTTGGGATCCTTCTCCTTGAATTGATTACAGGCCAGAGAGCACTAGAATTCGGCAAGGCATCTAACCAGAAAGGTGCCATTCTTGATTGG gtaaaaaaaattcatcaggAGAAGAAGCTTGAAATGCTTGTGGACAAGGATCTTAAAAGCAACTATGACAGAATTGAGCTCGAGGAGATGGTTCAAGTAGCCCTCTTGTGCACCCAATACCTTCCAGGTCACAGACCAAAAATGTCTGAAGTAGTTCGAATGCTTGAAGGCGATGGGCTTGCAGAACGATGGGAAGCTTCTCAAAGAGTTGAGCCAACCAAGTGCAAACCCCATGAGTTTTCTGCATCAGATAGATATTCTGATCTCACTGATGACTCTTCCTTACTAGTCCAAGCAATGGAGCTCTCTGGCCCGAGGTGA
- the LOC133861905 gene encoding stress-induced protein KIN2-like, with protein MADNSQNMSYQAGEAKGQTQEKASGMMDKAGNAAQSAKESSQQAGQQMKDKTQGAAESVKNAVGMNK; from the exons ATGGCAGACAACTCTCAGAACATGAGCTACCAGGCTGGGGAGGCCAAGGGCCAAACTCAG GAGAAGGCCAGCGGCATGATGGACAAGGCTGGCAATGCTGCTCAATCTGCCAAGGAATCATCCCAACAG GCTGGTCAGCAGATGAAGGACAAGACACAAGGAGCTGCTGAATCTGTCAAGAATGCAGTTGGAATGAACAAATGA
- the LOC133861298 gene encoding pentatricopeptide repeat-containing protein At5g38730, whose product MAAFVCLTSETQLIQSVCAIVVKGHWNNLLKPKIGSSLTSTTIHQVLLQLSLYSRGPWLLSWEFFKWVESVANYKHSLQCSWTMVHILAKHKHFKTAQDLLEKIAHKDFLSSTSVLNALVRNYDDPDVNSHVLSWLVIFYGKSKLTQDAMQVFEYMRVHRLKPHLHACTVLLNCLVKGRMTDMVWKVFKKMVRLGVVPNIHVYNVLVHACCKSGDVEKAEELLSEMELKCVFPDLFTYNTLISLYCKRSMHYEALAVQDRMERGGVSPDIVTFNSLIYGFSREGRMREALRLFQEIKGAIPNHVTYTTLIDGHLRVNDLEEALRLHKVMEAKGLYPGVVTYNSILRKLCEDGRIRDSNKLLNEMSERKVEPDNVTCNTLINAYCKIGDMRSALKVKNKMLETGLKLDQFTYKALIHGFCKAQEMDSAKGLLFDMLDAGFSPSYCTYSWIIDSYCNQDNEDAVIRLLEDLVKRGLCVDVSVYRALIRRLCKRERIDCAEKIFFLMQGKGILGDSVIYTSLAYAYLKAGKETVASKMLDEMDKRRLMITLKIYKSFNASYASDNSILPLFWDHVVERGLMSKNIIKEMQHMNMPS is encoded by the coding sequence ATGGCTGCCTTTGTTTGTTTAACTAGTGAGACCCAGTTGATTCAAAGTGTTTGTGCAATTGTAGTAAAGGGTCATTGGAACAACCTCTTGAAACCCAAGATTGGTTCCAGTCTCACATCGACCACCATCCACCAGGTACTCCTACAGCTCTCGCTTTATAGTCGTGGTCCTTGGCTTCTTTCTTGGGAATTTTTCAAGTGGGTTGAATCAGTTGCTAACTATAAGCACTCTTTGCAATGTTCATGGACCATGGTTCACATCctagctaagcacaagcacttCAAAACTGCACAAGACTTGCTTGAGAAAATTGCGCACAAGGATTTTCTCTCGTCAACCTCTGTTTTGAATGCGCTGGTGAGGAATTACGATGACCCAGATGTGAATTCGCATGTTTTGAGCTGGCTTGTGATATTTTACGGGAAGTCGAAGTTGACCCAGGATGCAATGCAGGTGTTTGAGTACATGAGGGTGCACAGGTTAAAGCCTCATTTGCATGCTTGTACTGTGCTTTTGAATTGTTTGGTTAAGGGTAGGATGACTGATATGGTATGGAAAGTTTTTAAGAAGATGGTTCGGCTAGGGGTTGTTCCTAACATACACGTTTATAATGTGTTGGTGCATGCTTGTTGCAAGTCTGGGGATGTGGAGAAGGCTGAAGAGTTGTTGAGTGAGATGGAATTGAAGTGTGTTTTTCCTGATCTTTTTACATATAATACGTTGATTTCATTATATTGCAAGAGGAGTATGCACTATGAGGCTTTGGCTGTACAAGATAGAATGGAAAGAGGAGGAGTGAGTCCTGATATTGTAACTTTTAATTCCCTTATTTATGGGTTCTCTAGGGAAGGTAGAATGAGAGAGGCTCTAAGGCTTTTCCAGGAAATTAAAGGTGCTATTCCCAATCATGTAACATACACTACTTTGATTGATGGGCATCTCAGAGTAAATGACCTTGAAGAAGCTCTAAGATTGCACAAGGTGATGGAGGCTAAGGGGTTGTACCCTGGAGTTGTTACTTATAATTCAATTCTCCGCAAGTTGTGTGAAGACGGCAGGATTAGGGATTCAAATAAGCTCTTGAATGAGATGAGTGAGAGGAAAGTTGAACCTGACAATGTCACATGTAACACACTGATTAATGCTTACTGCAAAATAGGAGATATGAGGTCTGCATTGAAAGTTAAGAACAAGATGTTAGAGACTGGATTGAAGCTGGACCAATTTACTTACAAAGCTTTGATTCATGGATTCTGCAAAGCGCAGGAGATGGACAGTGCTAAAGGGCTGTTGTTTGACATGCTTGATGCAGGGTTTTCTCCAAGTTACTGCACCTACTCATGGATTATAGACAGTTATTGCAACCAAGACAATGAAGATGCAGTTATAAGACTCCTGGAGGACCTGGTGAAAAGAGGTCTTTGTGTTGATGTCTCAGTGTACAGGGCACTGATAAGAAGGTTATGTAAGAGAGAAAGAATTGATTGTGCTgaaaaaatattctttcttaTGCAAGGGAAGGGTATATTAGGAGACAGTGTTATATACACTAGTCTAGCATATGCTTACTTGAAAGCCGGGAAGGAAACTGTTGCTTCTAAGATGTTAGACGAAATGGACAAGAGGAGGTTGATGATAACACTAAAAATCTATAAATCTTTCAATGCTTCTTATGCTAGTGACAACAGCATCTTACCTCTCTTTTGGGATCATGTGGTTGAGAGAGGCTTAATGtccaaaaatattattaagGAAATGCAGCACATGAATATGCCTTCGTAA